From the genome of Brienomyrus brachyistius isolate T26 chromosome 8, BBRACH_0.4, whole genome shotgun sequence, one region includes:
- the helz2a gene encoding helicase with zinc finger domain 2, with amino-acid sequence MARQGPIQATVSRTVNLHVACFCCCKAENEITFSVIWQDHPQCAGNILLARWEGSHEKLRPVKCPPAFPKPQKYFPCWYFVEGCGCTLHGIRCTYARSSEEAAVWNFLKEQHLDYSQLIGLVKRVQNKSPGHPPNQPVQPLVSSPQFHCQVCKKWFSSGERFMEHCSTPEHERMIFTDATVEWKHRDPPENVNQPYKICERPSTCVYGDNCTSAHSLEELMEWHMRDKNARKRKMKAAEEGLLSYQERLLQEYRESLSEVLIMSESVPGVTVHCDRDLSAAGHLKDLPLKWTFKIISEMPLAHVALMKKESGATFSFTCNSPEGPCTYATGGRFWTWDKSFEIPVYFTLSSTSTFSPGVYDQWLVFDFDQRPVLLQKLQVRVGDQMLPLPEEMPTGVRPLPQDLERWHRGNRFIIPCIVKTEEEEEELLREYKPPHMNLQFNPKAEDRSSLTRQNYRERMHNFLYREELALEEVVSRLSLQKNISLTKGISGPAFGMKFAPDMELFAKVPVHFSLTPDTPEGYVLRRSVCSALVAPASAANQNNQVYEADIVRDASSENMMCLQLSKRCCHDMGLQNNMTCDMEVQFQISRLPLCEMHEAVDLLPEVEMVLPDMSQCCVPVHAVEYPRLNAKQQAAMSFILGESDGKRSVAPLLIYGPFGTGKTYTLATVAKELVRQPGTRVLICTHTNSSADLYVKDHFHLYVNAGNPQARPLRVKTNKKGVGTSATDAITVQYCHLSTDGQFQFPDKATVDKFKIVITTAAMARLFHGLKLPLGYFSHILIDEASQMLECEALMPLSLAGKGTRVVLAGDHMQMGPRLFSLEEGQHHSHILLNRLFHHYKALKEHNVALSSRIIFNENYRSTKEIVDFVSTHFYVGKSDVIKASGAVPPHPWHHPLRFQHVHGQCHLDSTTMSWLNPQEAEIVVQVVKQLVEEWPPQWGNRERRAICVLSEGCQITFIRQELRKRQLGDVTVERFENVQGKQFRVVVMTTVHTRDSLLSSDSAYLDFFNDARVLNTAMTRAQSQVIVVGDAVALCMFGRCSKIWKSYIGQCIGKESMQPPHLTVDDIENDVKVNVKFFKETEEDTRDTDSITSEISDTEDPILKELLESKDVRITVTADGILDICPSQKLGESSESPECDQQPILSSAAPESMCHLLTNPHRFKRCVLIMERFHLSYARPLDDPTLCIQIKGRKNIGHSFHRDHVVVELLNDDRCFPEGRVLDVLQTEETSRLHVCTMDRYDHQLMVPINNAVSKIFTPLYKDKPNYVAVRTPDNDYRKPVEFVKINEVLRRESLFVVKVLKWQRTFKYPLGVVVKVLPKVTSLEAGLEVLDTEYQLNRTLSLSVQEEINCMDINEGGENRKDFRKYTTFTIDPEDSQDMDDAISVRDLGQRYEIGVHIADVASFVTMGSATDKYAQKLGVTFYCPGKEPEHMFPKCLSTKNFSLLPNCERRAISLMTEVEKNTDRIVSSQFHLSVICSDRKLSYEDAETIIQSNSNKNLSCDTLEGCVAKACHFSEVLRKERKLADWCYKSPDEEIHMGNISHRMVEELMVLFNSSVADWLLSIEKTKSLTPLRCQDKPNPVEVSHFKEKQRSLIPMSLHLSYHTNESGRADNSQNTVDTKIMSHHTLITQEDKASMEPTTAQHSPLQASSNFCILSSWLEDLESAAHEGDIHRVIDIITTDNIHPQLLPVVTEFIHLLSKAQVLRSNSSAQSRVGHYDMQLDSYTWASSPIRRYVDVIVQRLLHAAVEDTNIKYTPTQIDWLSTDFSQKHVEQRDYEKKAQLLNTASQLSTQSLRKICFVVQVPQNSKMFYLRFPLNNTSLPKQITIMYKDIQLIAQPEFDEESECMVLNWMRRIYSFNNNQSPFCSGHHTATETTSILADTWKEILSSIKAEEWENVLQLTKEIRSSIVKDDSMQPERLTSDDHYTDVSLKLKAGKTMEVQLGSDTERGLLVPVVQLLVVHPGFEICLEHAKNAVQCFSQYALQSTKKHYNTYMDYQKIWKPLCEMESASSAVAENDSIIFDDIVITFKKDSKCKNLVGFFRLSLETIKQWSIECDLKHCFLCIRLRNQIQNKNRPEKLSDHVDPMSYTWIAHGITTKITDEDESKRLSYVQVNFCVNHLPFKNNPEGIFRKDTRFTLELIPKLLPDVRKEVAIYQLAQANLLVQNIAVGRETCFQSVSKRWKSQMTKKRLEDFPALNNSQNKAIQEALENQFTLIQGPPGTGKTVVGVYLVYWFFMSNEKKTEEESAYRLEDMKKSCILYCGPSNKSVDVVAKQLLKIQRVLRPLRVYSEQMEMLEFPYPGSNLKLSRKAQREGRPSNDLTSITLHHKIRRSGNPFSAQIREFDDRIKRKEEITDVEVERYKELLNKARQFELENHDVILCTCTAASNPNFTKKLAVHQIIIDECAMATEPEALIPLTVHKPKQIVLLGDHKQLRPILQNDLTKKLGMEKSLFERYVDNALMLDTQYRMQRSICEFPSNEFYNGQLVTGIDRKPSMLMIKSRPTAILFGHVEGKEERLIVSTEQGNENSKANSEEADHSVRIASLLIKHSGIQPENIAILTPYNAQVAKINEALCRRNITNVTVTTIVKSQGSEWRYVIMSTVCSCPQSEIETEPTRSWIVQKLGFVMDPNQLNVGITRAQEGLCILGNKNLLRCSSLWRRLLDHYDRHHCVEDNAKDIHVQSKTVKAKKKSYKFSRQMK; translated from the exons ATGGCAAGACAAGGCCCAATCCAGGCTACTGTATCCAGAACAGTTAACCTTCATGTGGCGTGCTTCTGCTGCTGCAaagcagaaaatgaaataaCGTTTTCTGTAATCTGGCAAGACCACCCTCAGTGTGCTGGAAATATTCTCTTGGCCAGGTGGGAAGGATCCCATGAGAAACTGAGGCCTGTAAAATGTCCACCGGCATTTCCAAAGCCACAGAAGTATTTTCCTTGTTGGTATTTCGTGGAGGGGTGTGGCTGCACACTCCATGGAATACGCTGCACCTATGCAAGAAGTTCTGAGGAGGCCGCGGTGTGGAATTTTCTGAAGGAGCAACATCTCGACTACAGTCAGCTTATTGGCTTGGTTAAAAGAGTCCAGAACAAGTCACCTGGGCATCCTCCGAATCAGCCAGTGCAGCCTCTGGTCAGCTCTCCCCAGTTTCATTGTCAAGTATGTAAGAAGTGGTTCTCCTCAGGGGAGAGATTCATGGAACACTGCTCTACTCCTGAACATGAGAGGATGATCTTCACTGATGCAACCGTAGAATGGAAGCATCGCGACCCACCTGAAAATGTGAACCAACCCTACAAGATATGTGAAAG ACCTTCTACTTGTGTGTATGGGGATAATTGTACCTCGGCTCACTCTTTAGAGGAGCTGATGGAATGGCATATGCGGGACAAGAATGCACGAAAGAGGAAAATGAAAGCAGCTGAAGAGGGTTTGCTGTCCTACCAGGAGAGATTACTCCAGGAGTACAGGGAAAGCCTCAGTGAAGTTCTCATT ATGTCTGAGTCTGTGCCTGGTGTCACTGTGCACTGCGACAGGGATCTATCTGCCGCTGGTCACTTGAAGGACTTGCCTTTAAAGTGGACTTTCAAAATAATATCAGAG ATGCCTCTGGCTCATGTTGCACTGATGAAAAAGGAATCTGGAGCTACATTTAGTTTCACATGCAACAGCCCTGAAGGCCCTTGTACTTATGCAACAGGAGGGAGGTTTTGGACATGGGACAAGTCCTTTGAAATTCCTGTGTACTTTACTTTGAGTTCAACCAGCACGTTCAGCCCAGGTGTGTATGACCAGTGGCTGGTGTTTGACTTTGATCAGAGGCCAGTGCTCTTACAGAAGCTTCAGGTGAGGGTGGGAGATCAGATGCTCCCTTTACCAGAGGAGATGCCCACGGGTGTGAGGCCCCTCCCCCAGGATTTGGAGAGATGGCACCGGGGAAACAGATTCATCATTCCCTGCATAGTAAAAacagaggaggaagaagaggagctCCTGAGGGAATACAAGCCTCCTCACATGAACTTGCAGTTCAACCCCAAAGCGGAAGACCGTAGTTCCTTAACCCGCCAGAACTACAGAGAGCGAATGCACAACTTCCTCTACAGAGAGGAGCTGGCACTAGAAGAGGTGGTGTCCAG ACTCAGTCTGCAAAAAAACATCTCCTTGACTAAAGGGATCTCCGGGCCTGCATTTGGGATGAAATTTGCTCCAGATATGGAGCTTTTCGCTAAAGTGCCGGTTCATTTCTCACTGACGCCTGACACCCCGGAGGGCTACGTGCTAAGGAGATCGGTCTGTTCAGCCCTGGTGGCCCCCGcatcagcagccaatcagaacaaTCAGGTCTACGAGGCGGACATCGTTCGAGATGCCAGCAGTGAGAACATGATGTGTCTGCAGCTCTCCAAAAGATGCTGCCATGACATGGGGCTCCAGAACAACATGACCTGTGACATGGAGGTTCAGTTTCAGATCAGTCGTCTTCCTCTCTGCGAGATGCACGAAGCTGTCGACCTCCTTCCAGAAGTTGAGATGGTTTTGCCAGACATGAGCCAGTGCTGTGTTCCAGTGCACGCAGTGGAGTACCCAAGGCTTAATGCAAAGCAGCAAGCAGCCATGTCCTTCATCCTTGGCGAATCGGATGGAAAAAGAAGCGTCGCACCTCTCCTCATATACGGACCCTTTGGAACAGGGAAAACTTACACTCTGGCCACAGTAGCGAAGGAGTTGGTACGTCAGCCTGGAACCAGAGTCCTAATTTGCACTCACACAAATAG TTCTGCAGATTTGTACGTGAAAGATCATTTCCACCTCTATGTTAATGCTGGAAATCCTCAGGCTCGACCTCTCAGGGTAAAAACCAACAAGAAAGGGGTGGGTACCAGTGCAACAGATGCCATTACGGTACAATACTGTCACCTTTCCACGGATGGTCAGTTTCAGTTTCCTGACAAGGCTACAGTAGACAAATTCAAAATAGTCATAACCACAGCTGCAATGGCCAGATTGTTCCATGGTCTGAAGCTGCCATTAGGTTACTTCAGTCACATCCTGATCGATGAAGCTTCTCAGATGTTGGAGTGTGAAGCTTTGATGCCCCTGAGCCTGGCGGGAAAAGGAACACGGGTGGTTCTGGCTGGAGACCACATGCAGATGGGTCCGAGGCTCTTCTCTCTGGAGGAAGGTCAACACCACAGTCATATTTTGCTGAATCGCCTCTTCCATCAttataaagcactaaaagaACACAATGTGGCTTTGAGCAGCCGAATCATCTTCAACGAAAACTACCGCTCCACTAAGGAAATAGTGGACTTTGTGTCCACTCACTTCTACGTTGGTAAGAGCGATGTCATCAAGGCCAGTGGGGCAGTGCCTCCGCACCCCTGGCACCATCCTTTGAGGTTCCAGCATGTTCACGGCCAGTGCCACTTGGACTCGACGACCATGTCCTGGCTTAATCCACAGGAGGCTGAGATTGTTGTGCAGGTTGTGAAACAACTGGTTGAGGAATGGCCACCACAGTGGGGAAATCGGGAAAGAAGAGCAATATGTGTTCTTTCTGAAGGATGTCAG attACATTTATCCGGCAAGAACTGCGGAAGAGACAGTTAGGAGATGTAACAGTGGAACGTTTTGAAAATGTTCAAG gcaAACAGTTCCGGGTAGTAGTGATGACCACCGTTCACACACGAgacagcctgctctcatctgacTCTGCTTACCTGGATTTCTTCAATGATGCCCGAGTGCTGAATACGGCCATGACCAGAGCTCAGTCTCAGGTCATTGTGGTCGGAGATGCTGTGGCCCTGTGCATGTTTGGGAGGTGCTCGAAGATCTGGAAAAGCTACATTGGCCAATGTATTGGGAAGGAAAGCATGCAGCCACCACATCTAACTGTAGATGATATCGAAAATGATGTGAAGGTAAATGTTAAATTCTTCAAAGAAACAGAAGAAGACACCAGGGACACCGACTCAATCACATCTGAGATAAGTGACACTGAAGACCCTATACTGAAGGAGCTCTTGGAAAGCAAAGATGTCAGGATCACTGTCACAGCGGATGGCATCCTGGACATTTGTCCAAGTCAGAAACTCGGAGAATCCAGTGAATCCCCAGAATGTGACCAACAACCAATTCTGAGTTCAGCAGCTCCAGAATCGATGTGCCATTTGCTGACGAACCCACATCGGTTCAAACGCTGTGTATTGATTATGGAGAGGTTTCATCTAAGCTATGCTAGACCTTTGGATGATCCCACTCTCTGTATTCAAATCAAAGGCAGGAAGAATATTGGCCACTCTTTTCACAGAGATCATGTTGTAGTAGAGCTACTAAATGATGACCGCTGCTTTCCAGAAGGGAGAGTGCTTGATGTTCTGCAGACAGAAGAGACATCGAGATTGCATGTCTGCACCATGGACAGATATGATCATCAGCTGATGGTTCCTATTAACAACGCTGTCTCAAAAATTTTCACTCCATTGTACAAGGACAAACCCAACTATGTTGCTGTGAGGACACCAGATAATGATTACAGAAAGCCAGTGGAGTttgtgaaaataaatgaagtcctAAGGAGAGAAAGCCTTTTTGTTGTCAAGGTCTTGAAGTGGCAAAGAACATTTAAATATCCCTTAGGTGTTGTGGTGAAGGTCCTTCCAAAGGTGACCTCATTAGAGGCTGGTCTGGAAGTATTAGATACTGAATACCAACTCAATAGAACTCTTTCTCTATCTGTTCAAGAAGAAATTAATTGCATGGATATAAATGAAGGGGGTGAGAACAGGAAGGATTTTCGTAAATACACAACCTTTACCATTGATCCAGAAGATTCACAAGACATGGATGATGCAATAAGTGTAAGAGATTTAGGCCAAAGATATGAAATAGGAGTTCATATTGCTGATGTTGCTAGTTTTGTTACCATGGGCAGTGCTACTGACAAATATGCTCAGAAACTTGGAGTTACTTTTTATTGTCCTGGAAAAGAACCTGAACACATGTTCCCAAAATGTCTCAGCACAAAGAATTTCAGTTTGCTGCCTAATTGTGAGCGACGTGCCATTTCTCTGATGACAGAGGTGGAGAAGAACACAGACCGGATTGTAAGCAGCCAGTTCCACCTCTCTGTGATATGCTCAGACAGAAAACTGTCTTATGAAGATGCTGAGACTATAATCCAGAGCAACTCTAACAAGAACCTGTCATGTGACACTTTGGAAGGCTGTGTTGCAAAAGCTTGCCACTTTTCAGAAGTACTCAGAAAGGAGAGGAAACTGGCTGACTGGTGCTATAAATCACCTGATGAAGAGATCCACATGGGGAACATATCTCACAGGATGGTTGAAGAGCTCATGGTCCTGTTTAACAGTTCTGTGGCTGACTGGCTACTCAGTATTGAAAAGACAAAGAGCTTAACTCCTCTGAGATGTCAGGACAAACCCAACCCAGTGGAAGTTTCtcattttaaagaaaagcaGAGGTCATTGATACCTATGTCCCTTCACCTTTCATACCATACAAATGAGAGTGGAAGAGCGGACAACAGCCAGAATACAGTTGACACTAAAATCATGTCTCATCACACACTCATAACTCAAGAAGATAAAGCATCCATGGAACCAACAACTGCTCAACATTCTCCCTTGCAGGCTTCCAGCAATTTCTGCATACTTAGTTCCTGGTTGGAAGACCTTGAATCTGCAGCTCACGAAGGGGATATTCATAGAGTAATTGATATAATTACAACAGACAACATTCATCCACAGTTGCTGCCTGTTGTAACTGAGTTCATTCATCTTCTAAGTAAGGCTCAAGTACTTCGCTCCAACTCATCAGCCCAATCCAGAGTGGGACACTATGACATGCAGCTTGACTCGTACACCTGGGCCTCATCGCCCATTCGCCGCTACGTAGATGTGATTGTACAGAGGCTCCTGCATGCAGCCGTTGAGGACACAAACATCAAATACACACCTACACAGATTGACTGGCTTTCTACAGACTTTTCTCAGAAACACGTGGAACAGCGGGATTATGAAAAGAAAGCGCAGCTTCTGAATACTGCATCACAGCTGAGCACGCAAAGTCTGAGAAAGATATGTTTTGTTGTTCAAGTGCCACAGAAcagcaaaatgttttatttacgcTTTCCTTTGAACAATACTTCACTGCCAAAACAAATTACCATAATGTACAAGGACATACAGCTGATAGCTCAGCCGGAATTCGATGAAGAAAGTGAATGCATGGTCCTGAACTGGATGCGAAGGATTTATTCCTTCAATAACAATCAGTCACCTTTTTGTTCAGGACACCACACAGCCACTGAAACGACATCCATTCTTGCAGACACGTGGAAAGAGATTCTTTCATCAATAAAAGCAGAAGAATGGGAGAATGTGCTTCAACTGACCAAGGAAATCCGCTCAAGTATTGTTAAAGATGACAGCATGCAGCCTGAAAGGCTAACAAGTGATGATCACTACACTGATGTGTCCCTGAAACTGAAGGCTGGTAAGACAATGGAAGTACAACTTGGATCAGATACAGAAAGAGGGTTGCTGGTCCCTGTGGTACAACTGTTGGTTGTTCATCCTGGGTTTGAAATTTGCCTGGAACATGCAAAGAATGCAGTGCAATGCTTTTCCCAGTATGCACTGCAATCTACAAAGAAGCACTATAACACCTACATGGACTATCAGAAAATCTGGAAACCACTTTGTGAAATGGAGTCAGCATCCAGTGCTGTGGCAGAAAATGACAGCATTATCTTTGACGATATAGTCattacttttaaaaaggacagtaAATGTAAGAATCTAGTTGGATTTTTTCGACTTTCCCTGGAGACCATCAAGCAGTGGTCCATTGAATGTGatctgaagcattgctttttGTGTATTCGACTGAGAAaccaaatacaaaacaaaaacagaccaGAGAAGCTATCAGACCATGTAGATCCCATGTCCTACACATGGATCGCTCATGGAATAACCACTAAAATCACCGATGAGGATGAATCCAAGAGACTCTCCTATGTGCAAGTAAACTTCTGCGTCAATCACCTGCCTTTCAAAAATAACCCAGAAGGTATCTTCAGGAAGGATACCAGATTCACTCTGGAGTTAATTCCTAAGCTGTTGCCTGATGT GCGCAAAGAGGTAGCCATTTACCAACTTGCCCAGGCCAACCTGCTTGTGCAGAACATTGCAGTTGGCAGGGAGACATGCTTCCAAA GTGTAAGTAAAAGATGGAAATcacaaatgacaaaaaaaaggcTAGAGGACTTTCCTGCACTTAATAACAGCCAGAATAAAGCCATACAAGAAGCTCTGGAAAACCAATTCACTCTCATCCAGGGCCCCCCAG GAACCGGAAAAACTGTGGTTGGAGTCTATCTTGTTTATTGGTTCTTCATGTCAAACGAAAAGAAAACAGAAGAGGAGTCAGCATACAGACTAGAAGACATGAAGAAATCCTGCATCTTATACTGTGGGCCTTCCAATAAATCAGTGGATGTTGTTGCTA AGCAGCTCCTGAAGATACAGCGTGTTCTGAGACCACTAAGAGTATACAGTGAGCAGATGGAAATGCTGGAGTTCCCTTACCCAGGAAGCAACCTCAAACTCTCACGCAAGGCTCAGAGGGAAGGAAGGCCCAGCAATGACCTCAC ATCGATCACACTGCATCATAAGATACGGAGATCCGGAAACCCATTCTCAGCTCAAATCCGGGAGTTTGATGACAGGATTAAAAGGAAGGAGGAAATCACTGACGTCGAAGTCGAAAG GTACAAAGAACTTCTGAACAAAGCTCGCCAATTTGAGCTGGAAAATCATGATGTCATTTTGTGTACCTGTACTGCTGCCTCAAACCCAAACTTCACCAAGAAATTGGCCGTGCATCAGATTATAATTGATGAGTGCGCTATGGCAACTGAGCCAGAGGCTCTCATACCGCTGACCGTCCATAAACCCAAACAG ATTGTTTTGCTTGGGGACCACAAGCAATTACGGCCCATTTTGCAGAATGATCTTACGAAGAAGTTAGGAATGGAGAAGTCTTTGTTTGAACGTTATGTGGACAATGCCCTCATGCTGGATACACAGTACAGAATG cAAAGAAGCATTTGTGAATTCCCCTCAAATGAGTTCTACAATGGTCAACTGGTGACTGGAATTGACCGTAAACCCAGCATGCTGATGATTAAATCTCGACCCACCGCTATCCTATTTGGACACGTTGAAGGGAAGGAGGAGAGACTAATTGTCTCCACAGAGCAAGGGAATGAAAACTCAAAGGCAAATTCCGAGGAGGCCGATCATTCG GTTCGTATAGCTTCACTTCTAATAAAGCATTCTGGGATACAACCCGAGAACATTGCCATTCTGACACCATACAATGCCCAGGTGGCAAAAATTAATGAAGCCCTGTGCAGGAGAAACATTACAAATGTCACTGTAACCaccattgtgaaaagccaag GAAGTGAATGGCGCTACGTCATCATGTCTACCGTGTGCTCCTGTCCACAATCCGAGATTGAAACTGAACCCACCCGATCGTGGATAGTGCAAAAGCTGGGCTTCGTGATGGATCCCAACCAACTCAATGTCGGCATCACCAGAGCGCAGGAAGGACTCTGTATTTTAG GCAACAAGAACTTGCTACGGTGCAGCTCCCTTTGGAGGAGACTGCTGGATCATTACGACAGGCATCACTGTGTGGAGGACAACGCAAAGGACATTCATGTCCAAAGCAAAACTGTGAAAGCAAAGAAGAAATCCTACAAGTTCAGCCGTCAGATGAAGTAA